TTGATCAAGAGGTCGCTGATCTGAAGGCTAAGGTGGCTGAACTCGAAAAGGCTAAACCTGCTGCAAAACCTAAAGCAGACTCTAAAGCGGCTGACGAAACCAAGTAGGTGATCTATGTATGCGACTGAAGAAGATTTGGTCGCACGATTTGGTGATGAGATCGAAAATCTGAAAACGATGCTTCCTTCTCAGTCTTCAGTAACTGATGCAATTCAGGACGCAACAGAGGAGATTAATGGTCATATCGGTGGTCGTTATCCTTTGCCGCTACCCAATGTGCCCAGTAATTTAAAGCGTATGGCGTGTGACATTGCACGTTATCGTCTTTACTTTCAGCAACCCATCGAAGAGGCTCGAAAGCGTTATGAGGATGCAATCGCATTTTTAAAACGTGTTGCTGATAACAAAGCACATTTGCAGATTCAGTTGCAGGAAACAAACCAGATCGTGGATGATCAACCTAAAGGGCGGCCTTCGACAGCACCGGTCGGTACAAGTTACACCGGTGGTGTATTTGGTGATGCCACTTTAGACATGATGCCCAGCATGAAGTGAGGTGTTTATGGCTTTCGCAATAACCATCCGAGCTGATAGCTCACCTATTGAAGCAGTGCTTAAGCAATTAGGTAATTTCGATGCTTATAAAGGGGACTTATTTACCGAGATT
The nucleotide sequence above comes from Acinetobacter sp. 10FS3-1. Encoded proteins:
- a CDS encoding gp436 family protein, which gives rise to MYATEEDLVARFGDEIENLKTMLPSQSSVTDAIQDATEEINGHIGGRYPLPLPNVPSNLKRMACDIARYRLYFQQPIEEARKRYEDAIAFLKRVADNKAHLQIQLQETNQIVDDQPKGRPSTAPVGTSYTGGVFGDATLDMMPSMK